The genomic DNA GGGAGGCCACGCTAATCACAGCTTGTTTTGGCAGGTGATGTCGCCTAACGGGGGAGGCGAACCGGCCGGCGAGCTGGGCGAGGCTATCAATGTGGCCTTTGGCAGCTTAGGTGAGTTTAAGAAGCAATTTAAACAAGCTGCCATCGGCCGATTTGGCAGTGGTTGGGCTTGGCTGTGTGTCGATACCGACGGCTTGCATATCTGCTCAACCGCCAACCAGGACACCCCATTAAGCGATGGTCACATTCCAATCCTAGGGCTAGACGTGTGGGAGCACGCCTACTATTTGCATTACCAAAACAAGCGCCCAGACTATATTGACGCTTGGTGGAATGTGGTAAATTGGGACGAAGTCGAACGTCGATATAGCGAGTCCAAGACTAAATATTAAACAAATTAAAATTCTAACCGGAGAAAAATGGTATGCCAGAAATGAATGATTTTGCAGCGCGTAAATTTGGAGAGGTTTTGGCTTTTGCCGAAACCTTTAATGACACGGTTGATCGCGCTCTTGAAGCAATTGGCAAGGAGCGAAGCGACGAGCAGATCCAACAGCTCAAAGATACTAGCACCGATCACGCTAATCGAATCAAAGCTATTGTTTTGGCGGCTGGCACCAGCGAAAGCACCCTTAAAAAGGCCGAAGCCACCAACAAAAAGCTTCGCACTATGCGCGATACCTACATTGGTGACAGCTGGGATGAGCTGACCGAGATTTATGAATGGCTGGGCTTTTTTACCGGTGCCGCCATTGTGCACTGGGCGTTAATTGAGGGTGTTGGCGAAAGCCTAGAGGATGACGAGACGGCCGGCTTGGTTAAGGATGCCAAGGAGTTCTACCAGCAGCTAATGAACGATTCAATCAAACACCTGCAGCTGGTTGGTCGTAATCGCACCGGCGACTAAAAGCTTTAAGCCAGATTCAAGTTGGAGCTAGGGGATTGAGAAAATCCCCTTCTCTTGCTATACTCCTAAGGTTAAAACTCGATGGGGCGTGGCCAAGTGGTAAGGCGCTTGATTCTGGCTCAAGAGATCGTAGGTTCGAATCCTACCGCCCCAGCCAGGAATTATTGAATGGTATAATTTTACTAGCATTAACAAAAAATTAGGGGGTAAGATGGAAATAGGAATAGTAACGTCATATGATAGCGATACAGAACTTGGCGTAGTTGCAGCCAATAATAACGAGCTTAGCTTTAAGTATGGGGATGGCCAGAATATGATTTTTGACTCCAAGCTCAAGGAGCCGACGCTCAGCGGTAAGCACGAACAGCCAGAAGGTTTTTCTTTAAAGGAACCTGATATTGGCGATCCCATAGCGTTTATGCGCGATAA from Patescibacteria group bacterium includes the following:
- a CDS encoding superoxide dismutase, whose translation is MFTLPDLPYGYDALEPHIDARTMEVHHSKHHATYVQKLNDALKSQPDLAQKDITQLLKNLGDLPKDVQSAVRNNGGGHANHSLFWQVMSPNGGGEPAGELGEAINVAFGSLGEFKKQFKQAAIGRFGSGWAWLCVDTDGLHICSTANQDTPLSDGHIPILGLDVWEHAYYLHYQNKRPDYIDAWWNVVNWDEVERRYSESKTKY